The nucleotide window TGTgcaggactatttcttggctgggcGTAGTGATTACCACGTCAGGTTTTGTAAGAATTAAACATTTGGTAGGTGTTAAGctgactttttacattttatttcattttatttttttttacctgagtTTAGCCTCCTGTTAAGCAGATagatcaatcttctcatctaactcttggcatGTGAGAGCGAACAAGTACAAATGTTACCCACCAGAATGTCAAATATATTACTTACGTGTTGTAAAACGTGTACTAGTTTAAGCTATAAAATTCAATTTGTGATAATGCCTGGGTTTTACACTAGGAGGAGTGAAAACATGGAGAATTTACATTATGTGAACCTGTATAACGTCTGTTAAAGAGCACACCTGTGGTAATGCTGAGCTAGTGTCAGTTATAGGATGGTGATACATGCGAATTGTAATAGTTGCACAAGTAGGCTGACGGAGCCAGAGACCTGACTCTCTACTATCATTAACTCAGCAGTATCTATCAAAAGTTTGCAAACATTAGCCACCATACGCTACTGATTACGTTAGAACAAGTGAGTctgtagcagcaaaaccccAGAGTCTGCTTGAGTTAGAGCATTTTATTGCTGAAGAATTCaacttttatttgtaaaacacaGAATGTGTAATGCTCTGTGTTCCTTCAATAATATGCTAAGTAACCTGGAATCAGCAGTGAAGAGATACTGTAGTGATGACAGAActcaaacattcagtgtttgtaatGACTTTGAACAACTTCTGCAATGACATACCACAATTTAAGGTGTTGGCTGTAGAAGGGAAATTCCCAGAACTCATCCATTGTCCAAGACCACATCAAGCATGGGCGCAAGACTTAAAATATTATTTGGTTCAGAACATCatttatttccagcagcagtgggaGACTGGAGCACTGCTGTGAATAAATGATTCTCCTAGCAAACAATGATTATAAGTGTTGCGCCACACTTGATGTGGTTTTGTTCAAAATGTCATCCTGTCATGACGCTCAGAATTTAGTACGTTAGGGATGAAGTCCCAGCTCATACCAAGCTTTATTTGAAACataatgacatttcagtgtatGTTTGGTTCACCAGTGCCAAGGGAAATTCCTCCAAACTGAATTAATACCACTGagcctgtctttgttttctctccttatTTTTCAAGCATCTACATTATGGTGACTTGTAAAATTGTGAGCTATAGATTTGTTGCtttaatgatttaatttcaTGTAATTATTCTAGATTTCTGTTTATCCTACATTGAGTTTTGTTAATGCATTAGTGCATGTCTTTGACATTGAGCTTCAACTACATAGATAAATGACTGGGGTCGGTTCAGTGTGGGTTTGTGACATGTTATGACATACATAGTTTTCTCTGTAACATGGACACTGAACAGCAGAGGCAAGCCTTTATAAATGAGTCTGAGGCAAAATAAGAAAATAGCTGCTAACAAATAAGATTCTGTGATTTGTGGAACTTGTAGCTGTTTCCAAGAAATAGCCCTGCTGAGTGAAAAAATAGAACTTCAAATCTGTaagatgaactgaaatgaacGATCTTCTTTGAGATTTAATCAGCAATTATCTGCATCAACCTACTTCTTAGAACTGGCCCCTCAGAGTCTCATGTTTAGCTGTCTGAGGCAATCAGTCTGGATGAGGAAAGGCCTTGTAGAAGCTGATTTCTTACATGTCTGACATGCTTTCTTTTGAGGATCTCTCTCTGAAATCTGATGTAAACCAAATGTAACCTCTCCtcaaaagaatgaaaaacacggagcagacagacacaataTTTAACCTCTGACAGACTGTTAATAACAGAGATGATTGTTTATGTTAACTCCTGTCAAGAGTGCAGTGGTTTCTCATACCACGGCTGCACTCTGATTTTAAAGAGGAAGTCGAGGAACTTTTGAGCATTTGTAAAAATAATCCTACAATTCTGACATAACAAAGATATTTACAGTAAAgtacattacattaaatatttacatgaaaCCTCCTCTCAAAGCACTCCACTTAATGTGCGCATATATGTCAACAATTACAGACTTCATTACTCATGatcagtaataaataaatacatttgttcACTAAACTGGACTTGGTCAGTAATTAACTCCAACAACACAAATGctataaaataatatttattactGAATACTCTtaacaaatacatacagtataaatgtaATTCAAAACACCAGGGccaatattcacattttatctCTAACCTCAAATGACTTTTTAgttttagcttagcttagtggTTCCTCTGCAAACATACTAACAGAGCTGCTCCAACCTTCCAGTGCACAGCTGCCTTTAGATGGGTGGAGATGGTATAAATAGATATGATGAGTTAATGAGTCACATGCCGCTTGATCAGCTGATTTGAGCGCCGTTGCAAACTCTAATACAGTGGCCAAAGAGATATTTTGtctgaacataaacacattgcacattaaaaaaatacttcagTGTCATTATACACGCTGTCTGGTTGGTTGGTAGAAATATGGTTTTAAGAAGAAACATTGGTTCACTAGTCTGGTGATGAAAACAGACACCACATCTTTGTCAGGATGTGCTGAGAGCAAAATAAGCACCAGATCAAATGGATTCATCTCGTGTGTATCATCATTATATGCTCTCACTACTGCCAATGTTAGAAACTTTGATTCATTTAGTTTAGTTAACTTGCAGCATACAGGAGTTTCCAAGATGATAATACCACGAATACACATTCCACGTATTCTCTTTGATGGATTGGAGACTTCCTATCAGGCACAATTCTAAAATCCAACtttttaaagagacagaaatcgcatcaataaaatgtgtcacaagatTTGTCACAAGTACGTGACTACTGTGTGCTTGCAGCCACCTCTAGCTACAGAGTTTCCAACTCTAAAGTAATAAACATTAGGAACACCTTCTCTTACTGTGTTGCACCCCACATACTTCATTTCTCACTATGAGAATCCTTTAGCCTGCATCTCTCATTCACAGACTATGTTGATTAACCACATTAGATCAGAGGAAAATCCTGAATTTTACCTGGATTTATCTGGTCACTATATTGAGTAGAAAGAACTAATATTTCTAAATAATTTCTATGATCATTATGTAGTTAAAGAAATGCAATCTTAGCTAAAAACATTCACTTCTTAAAAACATCCAGctgtacaaaatgtatttttccttcCAAAAGCTTTTAAATGTGTCCATTATGGAAAATTCCTTATGCAGCCCTTAGAAGTAATTTTCAGAGCAATTTGGAGCCACAGGAACATCTATGTAACATGATCACTCACTAATGGAGATTAAATACTTGGAAATGAGAAATGAACACCTCAAGTCCAAAGATGTTGGAAGCTTCAtgtgttttgtaatattttcttAGAAAAATAGAAGCTACATTGGAAGAGACAAGTTAACACTATATACAGTGAATACTGCAATAATAGTAGTACTAATAATGACCTCTTCTGTGTGGCATAATAGGAATCATCTGGTATATGTCAGTGTTCTAGGACAACAGCTGCCCTCCACATGACTTAAAGCAGCGATGGTTTccagataaaacatttttgatgctcAACTCCCCACATGACTGTAAGATACACAGTGGGGCCCATTTTACTCAGTTACGATGTCACCAGGGCACATGGGGCATTGAGCAGTGACAACATATGCTTGATTGTCAGAAAATCAGCTACTGATCCTGTATATGAAGAGGCacactatatatttttaagaaaaactTGCACCTTTGAGGCTTTTTGGAAAATAACTCAGGGTCACAGTTTCCCTCAATCTTTCCCCGTGAGGTATTAAAGCTTCAACAGGTAGTACACATCAGTGCTATTATGCATACACGAAGCACTAGGGCTAGATAAAATCATAAGTCTGCAATCTGCCTGTATataatactgtacatacatacattctcTATAAGTGTATTTACCATAATTGTCCACTGAGAGGCTTTTAGTCCTCTACACAAGCCTCAGTGTCGGAGTATGAACAGATTTATGTAACCTTGctttcatcatattttttgcAGTTAGTATTACAGCCTGAACAGGTACAGTCctgtcatttcattcatcaGTTTGGGTCAAGcctttcagtctgtcagtgagTCCTGTAGAAGTGACTTCTACCTCGCTCcatttttccctcctcactCTGATCTGCTGGCAGTGATGGCGCTGTTTCTCCGTAACACGGGAGCTGACGGGAACATGGGTTTGGCAGAAGAGGTACATGATGcgatgtgtgtgtatgtgtgtttatgaagaACTTGTGTATTTCTGACTGGAGCGGGAGCTGGAGCGGTCCAGTCCGTTCCCGTGGCAAGAGCCCTTCCAGCGTCCTCCTGAACCTCGCTCGTCCAGTGGAGACGTTCTGTAGCACCAGCAGCACAGGCAAGACTACAAGACcagaagacacacacagttagtcAGTTACTTTTCTAACTGTACCATATTTTTAGAGCCTCTTTGTTCCTCCTTACCTGGAAGCAGTTTTTAAACTTCTGGCTGACAAAATAAAGGGCAATCGGGTTAATGCAGGAGTTTAGGGAGGCCATGTTGATGCCGATGTAATCCATCACCAACAGGAAGCTGGCAGGGAAAAGGGCAAGGTTTACAGTAAAGAACACAGGAAATCACAGAACAGTGAGTTCTCACGAAGTTTGCAGTTTATTTCTGTCACCCACTGGATCTGTATCTGCGTGCCTACCTGAGCAGTTCACAGCGGTTGGGGTCGTTTTGGTCATAGATTGTTTTCTTCAAAATACGGCTGAGATGAAGCGGCAGCCAGCAGAGAGCAAAAATCAGCACCAGGCAGAACACGGTCTTCGCTACTTCCCTCCGCTACACAcggaaagaaagacaaatgcTGATGACCCAGAGCAACTTGGAGTCTCACAGATCTCAATGTGCGCACCAGACTTGTGCTTACGTACCTGTTTCATGTGGTCATTGAGTGCGATGCGCATGCCTTTCTTGCGACTAAGCATCTCGCAGGACATGAGCGTGTAGAAGATTCCTGTGCAGGCCAATGGGAAGCAGAAATAGAAGCCAAACAGCCACCAGTCTTTGACGTCCTGGTAGAACTggaaaggaagaagaaacatCCTGTCATAAAAAGTGCAGTAACAAATGCATACGTGGACTAAACAGTACTGGAATGCAGGCTGGAGTCTTCACTATACTGAGTATGTAGATAAATTATCCTGTGGAAACATTGTACAGAGATttgaaatctgtgttttctgtaactCTTCCCCCATAGCTCACTTATTTTGGATGTGATGCTTTGTCGACGATTTTTGCACatgaaacataaaacaaaataaagctcAACAAGCTATCTGTTACTTATTTAAAGAATTAtggatatataaatatatacatttagtacatatatttcaaaaaatgtggtCCATTTTTGATCATATGTGATTATATGATTGTATACACCAACTCTTTGAAATTTCTTTCAAGTTAGTTTTAGGTGAACTAAGGACATTTCCTTGGTTAGGTCAAAATGCCAGTTCTTCTCAAAATAGTCCACTAATTTAGgcaaattctgtttttgctaaTGACATCAAGCTAAAATTACACTTCCTCAATTTTAAAAGACAGACTGAACATGACAGCTTCATCTTTATGTCCTCCAAGTCCCTTATTGTCTAAATAAAGTGGAAATGCCCAACTATTGGAAATGTCTTTGCAATTTCTGTCTAGTTGTGCAGCTTTATGAATGTACTGTGAATATTATGagaaacagtcacagtcagatgATTTGCATGCAGTGTATACTACATTTGTCGGAATCACTAAATACTTGCTGGCAGAgcttgaaaaagaaagaggaaatccTGATTAAAGAAACATACAAATTATATTGTTGCTGTTCAGGCCCTTTGCTTTGAACTGAACCATTCTGTTGACATTCATACTTGAAAGTAACATCAGGTGCAGGCCACAAGCTTTTTCCTAATTTAGCCTAAATGGAGAGATTGTTATCAGTGGGCAGGATATTTTGACCATATGCCTGTGGGaaaataataacataacatGCAATCTCTATCTGCTTCGAAACTTGTAGATAAACGATCTCTTAATTTTGGGATTTAGTGTTCAAATACTAATATTACTGTTTGAATTACAAATGACATAAGCTACTAATTTACATGTAACTAACAGGAAATGGTGCAATATAGTTTGTTTAGTCAAACACCAGCTACATACAGTATTGAAGTACTTACACTGTACCTCCACTTCGTGCTAGCAGCTTAGGCCTCTACCACctttcagaggcaaatattatactttttacACCACTGCGTTTCTtaacagctttagttactttgAAGCTTAAAATTGTATGAACAGAATCTATAATGATGTTATAAATGATGCACTATTACagattaaactacccaacagaaaataataacattacactacaacactgactgctgctgacACATTAATGTaatcaaaacacattaatcAGTGATAATGATCAGATAATACAATACTAATGGGGGACATTGTGCTGCATAgtaagtacttttacttttgatactttaagtacatttcgCAGGTAAAACTTTAGTATTTCTACCCAGGATTTTGAATGTGTGACTTTTGTTTGTAATGGAGAATTTTCAAATAAGTAAAGGTTCTAAATACTTTCCGTCAACTGGTTACACATCTAATCAAGTGCCTACCTTCATAAAGTTGGTGGTCTGTTCTGGGTGCAGCAGGCAGACGCGCAGCTTGTTGCCTCTGTAGGGCATCTCCAACATGTCGAATGCCAGCGCCTCAGGAACTGCCAGCACCACAGCAGCCAGCCAGATCAAAGTCACCTCCACTGCTTTCCACAGAGGGATCCCCATCCCTTTCACCCTGCTCCATGATGTCACTGCATGGTAGctacacacacgcagacacacacagacaaacattagCTGCTTTCAGCACTAATACTTGTCATTTTTGAGTGTAGAGCAGAGGTGTACATACCGGTCAATGCTGAGGGCACAAAGGCTGAGAACAGTGATTCCCACTGACGCTTTCTGGATGAACGGCACCAACTTACAGATGTACACGCCAAATGGCCAGTCCTCAGCTATTagctgcagagaaaaatgattgaggcagacagagaggaaagacatTTGCAGTTAGAGAAAATCAAGAAGTGTCACCTGTATAAACTCAGACAAATCTCTTTGAGGTCCATTTAGACGGCCTTTCTTCCTCTTGCCTTCCATTATTACTGCAACAGCTAATGATAAAATGGCAAAGAATGTGTTCCCCCTCACTGCAAAGGTCCTTCCCTCAGGGGGAATAGAATCAGTTCAGCATCAGGACAATGTCTTCAACAACAAATACCACACATCTAATCTTGGGAGGCCTCTTACACAAATCTACACTCACTAGGGTCTTGAAACAATCAGAGGTTATATGCAATCCAACCTTTGAGTTTTCTTTAATAAATTTTATTGTCAACTTGACATACAGTGCATTTGTTCTCTTTTTA belongs to Lates calcarifer isolate ASB-BC8 linkage group LG8, TLL_Latcal_v3, whole genome shotgun sequence and includes:
- the LOC108882739 gene encoding endothelin receptor type B, coding for MRSIALLCLLMVVAVGASRFIRDSQGGPETVEPPKSNISIPLPPPQPGRPRGSFPPMCIKPTEIKHAFKYVNTIVSCLIFVVGIIGNSTLLRIIYKNKCMRNGPNVLIGSLALGDLLYIIIAIPINVFKLIAEDWPFGVYICKLVPFIQKASVGITVLSLCALSIDRYHAVTSWSRVKGMGIPLWKAVEVTLIWLAAVVLAVPEALAFDMLEMPYRGNKLRVCLLHPEQTTNFMKFYQDVKDWWLFGFYFCFPLACTGIFYTLMSCEMLSRKKGMRIALNDHMKQRREVAKTVFCLVLIFALCWLPLHLSRILKKTIYDQNDPNRCELLSFLLVMDYIGINMASLNSCINPIALYFVSQKFKNCFQSCLCCWCYRTSPLDERGSGGRWKGSCHGNGLDRSSSRSSQKYTSSS